The Pseudomonadota bacterium sequence CGGTTAAGGGTTTTAACGAGTTTTAAGCTTTTCGCTGGACATCACCGTAGGTGAGGTCTAGACATTCGACGAAAAGGCTGATCCTATGATCAGAAATATATGGAAAGCGGCCTACGCTTCTCGGTATAATATGTTTGCCGAAACAGTAAGATCCGAGAAGGAGGCCGCTTCTATGAAGTGTAGCAGAGCCGACGTCCACTGCAAGACTCACAGCCTTCCTCAACTGCGTTTTGAGGATAGCCAACTGACCTCGTTTTCGGGGCTTATCCTCATCCAAGAGCTCTTCTCGCGTCTGGGATTGAAGGAGCGGCTGCGGCGCTGTTTTAGCCATCTTACCGTCAACCCGATCTTCGGCTATCCCGCCCTGGTACTGTGTTTGGTCGTGCACCTCTTGCTCGGATACCGGCAGTTGCGCGATGTGCGTTACTACGCGGATGATCCGCTGGTGAAGCGGATCCTGGGCTTGCGCCGGCTGCCGGATGTGGCCACCGTGAGCCGCGGGTTGGCAAGGGCTGACCAAGACAGTGTCAAGCACCTGCAGAAGATGCTGTGCGAGCTGGTCATCGCACGGTTGGTGGCACTGAAACTCTCCCGGGTGACGCTCGATTTCGATGGCTCGGTATTGGGCACCTCGCGCTTTGCCGAGGGGACGGCGGTGGGGTTTAACCGC is a genomic window containing:
- a CDS encoding transposase gives rise to the protein MKCSRADVHCKTHSLPQLRFEDSQLTSFSGLILIQELFSRLGLKERLRRCFSHLTVNPIFGYPALVLCLVVHLLLGYRQLRDVRYYADDPLVKRILGLRRLPDVATVSRGLARADQDSVKHLQKMLCELVIARLVALKLSRVTLDFDGSVLGTSRFAEGTAVGFNR